The following proteins are encoded in a genomic region of Danio rerio strain Tuebingen ecotype United States chromosome 16, GRCz12tu, whole genome shotgun sequence:
- the LOC137487860 gene encoding uncharacterized protein, whose amino-acid sequence MEALELELEEVESQIRALVVRRSQLRERLLAVPNAKAVSSPKVRGNYNHIIPSTSTPRPSLSRPSAPGARLSQASFTPTPGYHGAWVQPRKVLPRSRGRTSPPVFEISTENRFSPLRESGPDVAIIGDSIVRHVRAASSKGNKVRTFCFPGARVKNISTQIPTILGAAESPGAVVLHVGTNDTGLRQSEILKKDFRSLIETVRRTSPATQIIVSGPLPTYRRGNERLFRPDGLHPSRAGAELLSDNISRLLRTI is encoded by the exons atggaggcgttggagctggagctggaagaagtggagtcccagatccgcgCGCTGGTGGTAAGACGGTCACAGCTACGGGAACGGCTTCTCGCcgtacctaatgctaaggccgtctcatcacctaaggtacgtggaaattacaaccacatcattccctctacctcaaccccgcgtccttctctgtccaggcccagcgcacccggggcgcggctcagccaggcgtcgttcacgccgacacccggctaccacggcgcctgggtgcagccgcgcaaggtgcttcccagatcccggggcagaacgtctccgcctgtgttcgagatctccacggagaaccgcttctcccctctccgcgagtcgggtcccgatgtggccatcatcggtgactcgatcgttcgtcacgtccgtgccgcctcctcaaaaggtaataaagtacgtactttctgctttcctggtgcccgtgtgaaaaatatttctacacagattccaaccatcctgggcgctgccgagagccctggtgccgttgtcctccacgtggggacaaacgacaccgggctccggcagtcggagatcctgaaaaaggacttcaggagcctgatcgagacggttcgacgcacctcgcccgccacgcagatcatcgtttctgggccgcttcctacctaccgccgaggaaatgaaag gctcttccgtcctgacggcctgcaccccagtcgagccggagctgaactcctgtcggacaacatctccagactacttcgcaccatctga